One Candidatus Buchananbacteria bacterium genomic window, CTCCTTCAAAGAGGTAGACTTTCCACCATGGAAAGCTTTTCTAAAGAAAAAACATAGCATTACATCCTTAGAAAAAATTTCCAGGGTTTAAGTCGCTATGTTGATCTAAATTTTTTTAAATTGTTGTAATTAACCTTTCAATGATATTAATATTTTCATCAATCTTATTAAACGCCGTGATTTCAATAACGAGGTCCTTAATTCTAAATACATATATATCAGTTTCAATAATACCTGGGAAATCTATGAATTTACTTACTTTCAATTTTCCCAGCATAACTGTTTCTGGAGTCCGCTCATTAAATAAATTTATAGTCTGGGAGTTATAATAATTCTCCAAATCTAATAAATTTTCGTTTTTATAGATAGTTATAAAAATATCTCCAAAATATTTAAAACCAAATTTATCAGGTATACCCACTTCTTTATTATTAGGGGCTAAGCTGATTCTGTTGTCATCTAATAAAAAAATTTTCCAATTCTCCGGATACTTAAACTCAAACCCATACTCTTCATTCCGATACGTTTTCCAATCTGAAGTGTCAATCTCTTCAGTAGTGGTGGCAGTATTAACATTTTCATTCTCAACTTCTGATTCTTCTGGAACAACGCTGGTGTTTTGATTTGTCTGAGGTTTACTAAGACAACCAGTTAAAACCAGGGTAGTTAGGATTAAAATTGTGAGTAAATATTTTTTCATCTTATTAAGCTAATAGCTTCTTACCAGAGTCATAGGCTCAACATAGCGCGAAAAGCTCATACGACCCTGGTAGCAAACTACTAGTAAGTCACTGCCTCGAGTAACTCACACTCCAAAGTATTACCATTGGGTAGTTTTACTGTCACCCGATCGGGATAACTATGCCCTAAAATTGCCTTGGCAATCGGCGACAAATAGGAAATTACGCCTTTTTTCGGATCACCTTGCGGCAGCTCAACAATTTCAAGGCGCTTCACTTCACCATTTAATACCACTAGCACCGTATCGCCCACTTTAATTTTATCACCTTTCTTGATCATAGTCTCCCGCCTAAATTTTTAGATTAATAAACTTTTTTTAAGATTTCGTTTAATATAATTTCTGCCCCAACCTGTTTTAAAAAACTTTTCCCTATTTTTTGCATCAATTTCAGCTAAATATGCCTCATAATAAACCAACGTTAGAGGTATACGATTTTTAGTTGCAAGAGATTTACCATTATTATGTTCATTAAAACGTCTTTGTAAATTTTTTGTATACCCGATATATAATTGGCAATCTTTCAAACTTTTTAGAATATAGACATAAAACATATCTAAAAATTTGGGCGGGTAAAATTCTCTTACCAGAGTCATAGGCTCAACATAGCGCGAAAAGCTCATACGACCCTGGTAGCAAAATTCTACCTTCAGACTTATCAACAGATTTTTGCGACGGCTCTTTAAAGTGACGGCGCAACTTTTTATTTTTAAAAAAATATCTACCAATCGGCATTTCCGAGGTAGATAGTTGTAAGGTTCTTATTTAATTTTTAATTTTTGCGACGGCGCATATATGTGCGACGGCTTTATTTCTGTTATTCAGTATAGCATGTCAAACAATGTTGTCAAGACTTTTTAACAAACTTTTGATACTCTTCATCTTCGTCAATCATCTTTTCAATCATCTCACGCAAAAAGTCAGCCTTTGATATTTTAGTATTATGGGTTCGCCAATGCAAATACCGTTCAATCCGAGAAGTAATACGTAAAGTAAATTTAATATTAGGAACTTCACGGCCTTCGCCGCGTTCAACCTGTGCCAAGAACTCAGTGATTATTTTTGATAAGTTACCTTCAGTATAATATTCAAGATTCAATAATTTTGAAGCGTCCTTGTTTTTTTTCAGATGCAGTAAATTTTTATTGATCGGCCGCGTCTTGTCCGACAAATATAACACCGGCTTCTTATGCGCCAAAGCAATGGCGATCAAATAGCCACTTTCCGGCAAGTAACTAGTACCTTCAATAATCAAACCGTCCATTCGCTCAAGCATTCCTTCGCCGGCCTGATCCATGCGGTCCAAGTCGGCGCCGGAAAAACCTTTCAAGTGCGAACTGATCAAATTACTCATCACCAAAACTCCGGTTTCCGAAAGCAAATCCATAATCCGCGAAAAGCGTTTTTGTAATTTATCTTCGGCCTGATTGTCGGCAGTAAAATAAATTCTCATTACAGCGTTTCTCCCGCCAAATCTTTAAACATTAGTTCTTTGATTTTCTTTGGCTTATCGGCCTGGGTTAACGACCACATTAACTTTAATACGGTTGATTCCCAGCCCATATTATTAACTAAAATCAGATTGTTTGAAATAATCATCGGCTGATTTGATTGTTTGGTCCAAATCACTACCGGCTTGTCAGAAATGACTTTATCAAGAAGGAAAATTAAATTGCGGGGCAAGCTTTGATTGTTGCCCGCGTTAATGACAACGCCATCCCGATCGGCTAGGCGCTTATTCAAACTTTTTAAATCTAAAACCGGATTAATGTTGATAATCTCAATATTGCTATTTAAATTTTTAGATACTTGCAATTTGGTTTTAGCGGTTAAAATATTTTTTTCAAAAATTCTAATGCTAAAATCAATGCGCCCCAAAATTCCGCTTGGAGGTGCATTAAAAACATTTAGTGACTCTTCTGTCGTTAAAAATGACTGATTTGCTCGCAGTAACCGGTTACCAAACATCAGCGCCACTTCACCAAAACTATAATTGGCGGCCTGGCAGGCGTTAATGATATTAGCTCTGATTTCCGGGTTTTTACCATCTAATCTTTTCTGATAGGGTCCCGTGATAATAATCGGCTTAGTGAGATTTTGCAGCAAGAAAGATAAAGCTGACGCCGTATACAAAATGTTATCAATATCATGTAAAATCACAAAACCATCGGCCTGGCTGAACCGTTGAGCAATTTCGTCGGACAGCTTTAACCAAATTGAAGGTGTAATATCCGAAGAAGGTTCGTTAAAAACAACCACTGGTTCAACATCGGCAATAATGCCAAGCTCAGGCATTGACGTAAGCCAGTCACGCTTTTGCAAAATTGGCAGATCGCTTGCCACTAATAAATAAATTTTTTTACGAGTTTTTATCATACTTTTAAAGCGCCGTCGCATATTGAAAGCCGTCACCATTATTGTACCACTTTTAACCTTTAAAAAACAAACCCCAAAGCTTTGATAAAGCTTGGGGTTAAGCGGTGTTGTCGGCCTCGGACTCATGCGTCAACAGACGCGGCGGCCGAAGAACAATCTTGCGGTTAAGGCCAAACGACCGGCGCTCATAAAAAATGTGCCCCTCAAAGGTCTTTTCCAGTTTGACTATCGCCAAAACTTTGGTTTGTTCCCGCATCCGGAAACGAAAACTCCAGTCAGGACAATGACCCAAAGTATTTGCCCGCTCGGTCACCAAGCGCACCAAGCGCACCATCGTGGCGACAAAGGCCGTATCAAGCACTTGGCGGTCAAGCGGCCGCACCCGGCGACAATCAACCCGTAGCGATGTCCAACTCTGCTTTAGTAGCTTGGCAATCGCCTGTTCCATAACCAGCGGCGCCTGATCCATGTCCCAAGCGCCATACAAAGCAAGGTGGCAAGTTGAACCGACCACCTCAAGGCGGTAACGGAAGCGCAGGTGCTTTCGGCGAAGCAGCAATAACCAGTTAGTCAAAGACATGTTTTTGCCTCCTTTCTCATGCCAAAACCGAACTACCAAAAATCAAAGAACGTATCTTTATTATAACATTGACAGCAGGACCGGTCATTGTTAAGATAAAATATCAAGAAAACTCTTGATTTTAAAGGGTTTTTTTGTGATTATAGATCTTTGATCCTTTACAAGTTGAGTTTAAAGTAACAACCGCAAGCAACCACGCCCAAGAGCCTCAGCCAAGAGGTCTACTAGGGATATGGAGGTATGAAAGCCATGAGTTGGAGTATGATCGAGGTACTCGAAACCCGTGACGATCTCATCAAGCTGATCGTCGAAGTGATTGGTAAGCTGTTTGGCCAGGAAATCAAGCCCGACAGCCTGGAATTCTCCGAGCCGCCAAACCCGGAGTTAGGCGACCTGACCCTGCCCTGCTTTTTTCTGGCGAAAATCGCCAAAACCAGCCCGGCAAAAATCGCCGTGTCGTTAGCTGAAGCGCTTCGGCCTCAACTGCCCGCGGATTTCACCGAGGTGAAAAACACTGGGCCCTACCTGAATTTTACTGTGCGACGAGGTCGCAGCATCCAACGAGTCTGCGATCTTGTGCTCCAGGAAGTTGACCGATTTGGCACCGTCACTGACGGCGTTGGCCAAACAATGATGATTGAATACAGCGGCCCGAATTCCAACAAGGCCCTGCATCTTGGTCATCTGCGCAACAACCAGCTTGGCATCAGCCTGCTTAACATCATGGCTGCTGCCGGTTACCGGGTAATTCCGGTGAACATCATCAACGACCGTGGAATTGCTATCTGCAAATCCATGGTCGCCTACCAGCTATGGTACCAGCCGCAGACGCCGCAAAGCGTCGGCAAAAAAGGCGATCACTTTGTCGGCGAATGTTACGCTAGGTTCCAGGAAGAGCTCGACAACGAGTACGCTGCCTGGCTTGCCGAGTGTAAAGCGCTGACCCTGCAAGAGGTCGAAGCCCTGGCCGAAACTGATCAAGACACCTTGCGCGCCGAATTTGACCAGCAGTCGAAGTTGCTCAAGCAGGCAAACCAGATGCTGATTGAATGGGAAGCCGGCAATCATCAGGTACGCCAACTCTGGACAACGATGAACAGTTGGGTCTATGACGGATTCAGCCAAACCTACCTCCGCCAAGGCGTGCACTTCGACAAGGTCTATCTGGAAAGCGACACCTACGACCAAGGTCGCGCCATTGCCCTGCAGCACGAAGCTGCCGGCACCTTGGCCCAAGCTGGCCTGATGTTTCGCGATGAGCGCAACAATCTGGTCTTTGACCTTGAACGTTTCGGCCTGACGCAACCAGGCAAACCCAAAGTGCTGATCCGCGGCGACGGGACAACCATTTACATCACCCAAGACATCGGCACCGCCGTTCAACGCTTTGAGGAGTTCGCGCCGCTAAACCAGCTAGTCTACGTCGTCGCCCGGGAACAGGAACTGCACTTCAAGCAACTGTTCAAGATGCTTGAGCTGTTTGGTTACCCGTGGGCCGCACAGCTGTTTCATCGCAGCTACGGCATGGTTCGACTGACCGACGGCAAAATGAGCTCCCGGCGTTTGAAGGAAGGCGGCGTTTTTCTCGCCGACGACCTGATGGATCATCTTCACGATTTGGCCCGCCAGGAAATCCTGAAACGTTATGGTGACACTGGCGACGAATATGACGCCGACGATCTCGAGCGCCGCGCCGAACAAATCGGTTTAGCCGCGCTCAAGTATTTTCTTCTGCGCACCAGTGCAGAAAAAGACATGATCTTCGAGCCGGCCGAATCGCTCGCGTTTGAAGGCAATACCGGGCCGTACCTGTTGTACGCCTATGCCCGAATCAAAAGCATTCTGCGCCGCGCCGAAGTTATCAGCGAAACCGCTGACCTGACTGTCTTGAACGAGACGGTTGAAATCATGTTGGCCAAAAAGCTAGCGCAACTGCCCTCGGTAGTCAGCCAAGCCGCGCGGGAATTCAATCCCACGCCGGTAGCAAGCTGGTGCTACGAAGTTGCCAAGGCTTTCAGCCAATTCTATAACCACTGCCAAATCATCGGCAGCGGTGACACCCTCGAACCGGCTCGTCTTCGCCTGGCTTTCGCCACGGCCGTTGCCTTGGGCAATGGCCTGAAGCTGCTTGGCATTGAACCGCTGGAGCGAATGTAGCAACCAACCAACCGGAGGTAATATGAACCCTCAGCAAGAACACGAGTTCGGAAAGTTGGTGCGCTACCTGCAGCACCGACGAATTGAGGCCGTTGCCATTGAGGCCGGCCACATCTATGTTGACGAAATGCCCGGCGACAAACATCTTAGGTCGTTTGTAGTCGGCGCTGAAGTGTTAAGCGCCTTAGTCGCGCACGGCATCAGACCGATGCCGATTGTCTTTATCGACAATTACAATCCGCCGACAAACGGGTTGTGCCTGAGAAGCTATCTTAGCCTGGCGCGAGGATCCGGATTCTTCCAGCCCCACTGCGAGCCCGAAGGCCTGATCTTCTGGGAAGCCGACATGGTTAGCGGTGCCGAAGAAATTCTGGCAAACTTGCGCGGGCAACACTTGGTCCAGGAAGGGCCCAACGGCGAACTGCTTACCGCCGGCCACGGCAACATCATGTTGCGCAAAGCCGACGGCAAGTTAAGCTGTGCGCTCTTGGATGCGGCCTTTTGTCTGCATCGCTTTAATCAGTTTCCCTATCACCTGACCGTTCTGCCCAAAAAAGACGAACACTACGACTACAAACACCAACAGCGTAACGTCCGCAAGCTGTTGCGTCTGCTGGGCTGGGACGACATTCCGGTGGCAAACGTCTTCTTCCAGTCCGAGACTGACTGGATTGTTGTTCGCAGCGAACCGACTCTGCGGCCCCAGAATCTTTAACTCAACCCCATCACCGGCCAGACGTTTTCACGTTTGGCCGCTTTTTATTGACTTTAAGCAATATTTCTTCTATAATGAAACGGTATTAAAGTATGAAATGTTACTGGCGTTGCGTTACTTGTGGCGCAACCACCGACAACCTGGATAACCGACCGTGTCCTCATAATTCCTATTACGATTATTTTGAGGCCGTTTTTGATTACAACACCATCACCGAATTTCCGGTTAAAAATCAAATCGGGCTCGCGAAATATCTGCCGCTGTTGCCGATTGATGAAATAAAAATTTCACTCGGCGAAGGCAGTGCACCACTGATCCGGCTGCATAATTACTCAAATCAGCTCGGCCTGACTGACCGGGAAATCTACGTTAAAAATGAAGCTCAAAATCCAACCGGCTGTTTTAAAGATTTGGAGAGCATGGTGGTTATTAATAAAGCGCTGGAAGACGGCCACCAAAAATTGTTAATTGTTTCTTCCGGCAACGCCGCCTCTTCAGCCGCCGCTTACGCCAATAAAGCCGGACTGTCATGTGTCTGCGTCATTTTAAAAAAAACCCATCAAATTAAAAAAGAAGCACTCAGCACTTTTGGCGGTGAGTTGCAGGAATTTTCCGGCACCTACGAAGAGGCTTACCGACATTTTTCTGACCAGCCCTTGCCAGATCATTGGAATATTACCTCCGGCAAAAATCCGCTGCGGGTAGAGGGTGATAAAATTATCGCTTTTGAAATCTGGGAACAACTGGGTGTTCCTGATCAAATTATTGCTCCAGTCGGTAATGGCAGTTTGATAGCCGGCATTTGGAAAGGCTTTGTTGAGTTACAAACAATCGGCAAAATCAAAACCCTGCCGCGCTTAATCGGCGTTCAGGTAAAAGATGCCGCGCCCCTGAAGTCAGCCCTGGCTACCAATCAGGATTTTGTTATCTTGCCTGATGTTCATGATTCAATTGCTGAAGGCATTGTCGCCACCGAATCATACTGTTCACCTAAAGCAGTGCGGGCAATTAAAGAGAGCGGCGGCGAAGTAATTGAAGTCACCGATCCCGAAATCAAACAAGCACTAAGCGACATCATGAAAACTGAAAGCCTAGAACCAGAGCCAACCTCGGCGGCGGTTTACGCGGCGCTATCAAAAGTAAAAACTGAAGCAGGGCAAAAAGTTGTCTGCATTCAAACCGGCAACGGCCAGCGCAACATTGCTTATCTCGCCAAATTACTTAAACGTTAAATAACAATAAATAAAAATGGCGCTTCCGTATTACCCGGAAAACGCCACTTGCTCCAAATGCTTAACCAGCACTTTGGAGTTTCTTGTTTTATCGTAGGTTTGCCGCTTAGCCGGCGGCAACAAGTCGGGATTGCCCAACTGGTAACCTCGATTAATGAACCAACTTTCCGATCTTGTAGTTAGCGCAAACACCATTCCGATCCGACCGGACTTAACCGCCTCACGCTCCAGATACTCCACCAACAAAATGGCAATGTGGTGATGACGATATTGCGGATCAACCACCAAGTGAGCAATTTCCGCCGAACGATGTTCCGGCCAAGGTACCAGCTGACAGCAGCCGATGACCTGGCCGTCTTTTTCGTACACGTAAAATTGTTCAATCACCGCCTGCACCTGTTCAACGGTTCGGTGGATCAGGCGACCCTGACTCACTGGCTCGGCTGCCATCTCCATAATCCGTTGGATGTCGCTGAGTGTCGCCTGACGGATGTCGGCATAAACGTCGTTATAGACCATCGTGCCGGATCCGTCGCGCGAAAACATCTCGACTAACAACGAACCGTCACGGTGACCGTTAATAAGGTGAACGCGCGGCACACCCTGTTCGCAGGCTCTGATCGCTTGCTTGAGCTTGATCAGAGTAGTGCCTCGAACCAACCCAGTATTCACCAATTCACCGGCCTCGTGCGGTGTTAACTGCCGGATAAGTTCCTGGCGGGCGAAAATGCCGTTACCTTCCATCAGGTAAACCAGTTTCTTTGCGCCAAGGCGAATCGCCACTTCAGCAGCCAATTCATCGGGAAACACATACAACATTTCGCCGGACTTACTGGTTGCTAACGAAGAGATAATCGGCATGACTCCCGACTGAATCAGGTCGGTTAAACCGGCGACGTCAAGTGTTTCAAGTTCGCCGATCAACTGAAAGTCAAAACCGTCAATCACACCTTTGCGGCGCGCCGTGATAAAATTGCCGCTCAACACCCGCAAAGGTGCGCGACTCTGACTGACACGCGTCAGACTTTCGGTGACTTCCAGCGTTGTCAGAGCGCACGCCTGTCGCACTGCTGAAGCGTGCGCCGGCTCAATCACCATATACCCCTGATGAAGCTTGATCTTGCCGCCGGTTGCCGCAACCGCCGACTCAATCTGGCTGTTTGCTCCGTAAACCAGCACCGGTCTGATGCCCAACGCCGCCAGCAAAGCAGCGTCAACAATGATGTTAGCAAAGGCTTGCGTGTCGGCGATCAGCCGGCCGCTTACCTTAACGACAAAGACAGTCCCCCGATACATCGGAATGTACCGTAAGACCTCGCGCAAGACCAGCGGATTCTCCATAAGGCTAATCGCCTCCTTTCACGCACAGTTCCTCGATGATCGTCGAGAGAACCGTAACCGTTCGGTCCAAATACTCAGCGGCGATAAACTCGTTAGGTTGATGAGCCTGAGCAATATCGCCGGGACCAAGTACTATTGTCTCTAGTCCAGCAGCATTGTAGATGGCCGCTTCCGTCGCAAACGGCACGCCAATCGCCGACTGACCGGTAACGGCCTGAGCGACGTGAACAATGCGGGACTGCTCAGAAGTTTCCATCGGTTGTGTGGGCGCTGACGTAACCCGTAAGCTAGCCAAGCAATGACTATTGCCATTGGTCATGTTGTCGGCAATCCTTTGCAAATCGCCGATTAAATCCTGGACGTCTTGTCCGGGAATCGGCCTGATTTCCAGTTCCAGTTTGCACGACGCCGGAATTCGGTTAACGCCTTCGCCGCCCTTGATCAGGCCGACGTTCAACGTCGGGTATTCCGGTCGCAACAGCGGTTGCCGAAAGTCAGTCAGCTCATCGCGATAGCGATACAGCTGACTAAGTAGTTCGCTCGCCAGCTCAATGGCGCTAGTGCCGCAACCCGGATCACTGGCGTGACCGGCTTTGCCATGAAGCGTGAATTCCGCTCCCAGCCAACCTTTATGCATCCGCACCGGAACTAGTTTGGTCGGTTCGCCAACTACTGCGTAGTGAACTGACTTAAACACGTCATCTCGTCGCAAGCGTTTGGCGCCCGCCATGCTCGTTTCTTCGTCGTGCGTAAACGCCAGCACTAGCGGCCGGCGCAAAGTTGAAGACGAAAAATTTCTGGCGGCCGCGATTGCTGCTGCCAGAAAAAACTTCATGTCACAGGTTCCAAGACCATAGTACTTGTCGTGTTTCAATGTCAGCTCAAAGGGGTTAGAGTCCCATCGCGCCAACGGTTCGGCCGACACCGTGTCGATATGACCGGCAAGCATCAAGCCGCCGTCACCCGCACCAATTGTCGCAACGACGTTACACTTCTCCTGGCCTTCGGTTGAGTCCTGGCTTGTCACGTAAATCGCCGACTCCGAGAGTTTAAGCGATTCCCGTAAAACCTCACACAGAAAATCCGCTGCTGCTCGGTTGCTATTGGCGCTGACGGTATTAAAACCGACAAGCCGCCGAAATATTTCCATCATCAGCTCCATGGCTAAATACCTCCAGTACCCGCGATCGGGCAGTATGGTTGTGTGGTGATATAGGTGGTAAAAAGAACCAACTGAAAACACAATTTCAGCCTTTCAACTTACCAATAAACACCCGCAC contains:
- a CDS encoding GreA/GreB family elongation factor, producing the protein MIKKGDKIKVGDTVLVVLNGEVKRLEIVELPQGDPKKGVISYLSPIAKAILGHSYPDRVTVKLPNGNTLECELLEAVTY
- a CDS encoding GIY-YIG nuclease family protein encodes the protein MFYVYILKSLKDCQLYIGYTKNLQRRFNEHNNGKSLATKNRIPLTLVYYEAYLAEIDAKNREKFFKTGWGRNYIKRNLKKSLLI
- a CDS encoding asparaginase, whose amino-acid sequence is MIKTRKKIYLLVASDLPILQKRDWLTSMPELGIIADVEPVVVFNEPSSDITPSIWLKLSDEIAQRFSQADGFVILHDIDNILYTASALSFLLQNLTKPIIITGPYQKRLDGKNPEIRANIINACQAANYSFGEVALMFGNRLLRANQSFLTTEESLNVFNAPPSGILGRIDFSIRIFEKNILTAKTKLQVSKNLNSNIEIININPVLDLKSLNKRLADRDGVVINAGNNQSLPRNLIFLLDKVISDKPVVIWTKQSNQPMIISNNLILVNNMGWESTVLKLMWSLTQADKPKKIKELMFKDLAGETL
- the argS gene encoding arginine--tRNA ligase, encoding MKAMSWSMIEVLETRDDLIKLIVEVIGKLFGQEIKPDSLEFSEPPNPELGDLTLPCFFLAKIAKTSPAKIAVSLAEALRPQLPADFTEVKNTGPYLNFTVRRGRSIQRVCDLVLQEVDRFGTVTDGVGQTMMIEYSGPNSNKALHLGHLRNNQLGISLLNIMAAAGYRVIPVNIINDRGIAICKSMVAYQLWYQPQTPQSVGKKGDHFVGECYARFQEELDNEYAAWLAECKALTLQEVEALAETDQDTLRAEFDQQSKLLKQANQMLIEWEAGNHQVRQLWTTMNSWVYDGFSQTYLRQGVHFDKVYLESDTYDQGRAIALQHEAAGTLAQAGLMFRDERNNLVFDLERFGLTQPGKPKVLIRGDGTTIYITQDIGTAVQRFEEFAPLNQLVYVVAREQELHFKQLFKMLELFGYPWAAQLFHRSYGMVRLTDGKMSSRRLKEGGVFLADDLMDHLHDLARQEILKRYGDTGDEYDADDLERRAEQIGLAALKYFLLRTSAEKDMIFEPAESLAFEGNTGPYLLYAYARIKSILRRAEVISETADLTVLNETVEIMLAKKLAQLPSVVSQAAREFNPTPVASWCYEVAKAFSQFYNHCQIIGSGDTLEPARLRLAFATAVALGNGLKLLGIEPLERM
- a CDS encoding pyridoxal-phosphate dependent enzyme codes for the protein MKCYWRCVTCGATTDNLDNRPCPHNSYYDYFEAVFDYNTITEFPVKNQIGLAKYLPLLPIDEIKISLGEGSAPLIRLHNYSNQLGLTDREIYVKNEAQNPTGCFKDLESMVVINKALEDGHQKLLIVSSGNAASSAAAYANKAGLSCVCVILKKTHQIKKEALSTFGGELQEFSGTYEEAYRHFSDQPLPDHWNITSGKNPLRVEGDKIIAFEIWEQLGVPDQIIAPVGNGSLIAGIWKGFVELQTIGKIKTLPRLIGVQVKDAAPLKSALATNQDFVILPDVHDSIAEGIVATESYCSPKAVRAIKESGGEVIEVTDPEIKQALSDIMKTESLEPEPTSAAVYAALSKVKTEAGQKVVCIQTGNGQRNIAYLAKLLKR
- the argA gene encoding amino-acid N-acetyltransferase, which codes for MENPLVLREVLRYIPMYRGTVFVVKVSGRLIADTQAFANIIVDAALLAALGIRPVLVYGANSQIESAVAATGGKIKLHQGYMVIEPAHASAVRQACALTTLEVTESLTRVSQSRAPLRVLSGNFITARRKGVIDGFDFQLIGELETLDVAGLTDLIQSGVMPIISSLATSKSGEMLYVFPDELAAEVAIRLGAKKLVYLMEGNGIFARQELIRQLTPHEAGELVNTGLVRGTTLIKLKQAIRACEQGVPRVHLINGHRDGSLLVEMFSRDGSGTMVYNDVYADIRQATLSDIQRIMEMAAEPVSQGRLIHRTVEQVQAVIEQFYVYEKDGQVIGCCQLVPWPEHRSAEIAHLVVDPQYRHHHIAILLVEYLEREAVKSGRIGMVFALTTRSESWFINRGYQLGNPDLLPPAKRQTYDKTRNSKVLVKHLEQVAFSG
- the argE gene encoding acetylornithine deacetylase, whose product is MELMMEIFRRLVGFNTVSANSNRAAADFLCEVLRESLKLSESAIYVTSQDSTEGQEKCNVVATIGAGDGGLMLAGHIDTVSAEPLARWDSNPFELTLKHDKYYGLGTCDMKFFLAAAIAAARNFSSSTLRRPLVLAFTHDEETSMAGAKRLRRDDVFKSVHYAVVGEPTKLVPVRMHKGWLGAEFTLHGKAGHASDPGCGTSAIELASELLSQLYRYRDELTDFRQPLLRPEYPTLNVGLIKGGEGVNRIPASCKLELEIRPIPGQDVQDLIGDLQRIADNMTNGNSHCLASLRVTSAPTQPMETSEQSRIVHVAQAVTGQSAIGVPFATEAAIYNAAGLETIVLGPGDIAQAHQPNEFIAAEYLDRTVTVLSTIIEELCVKGGD